A single Bacillus sp. OxB-1 DNA region contains:
- a CDS encoding helix-turn-helix domain-containing protein translates to MKEWNKEDFGLRLKTLREQRGLSMMAFGSAIGTSASRIKDWEKGKNAPSAAWIAKISERFNVSTDELILGNNKTAKAFKSTGNTNVEMLYDKLRETIVEDKADDAPMDRSAELYAELDAVNKERYRSGKGRRFAERELLAIATELPKKEMLELLELAKLKKRWL, encoded by the coding sequence GTGAAGGAATGGAATAAAGAAGATTTCGGTTTGCGATTAAAAACGTTGCGGGAGCAGCGCGGTCTATCCATGATGGCGTTCGGTTCGGCAATCGGCACATCCGCGAGCCGGATCAAAGATTGGGAAAAAGGGAAAAATGCCCCTTCTGCCGCTTGGATAGCGAAGATTTCCGAGAGGTTCAATGTTTCGACGGATGAATTGATCCTTGGAAACAACAAAACTGCCAAAGCATTCAAAAGTACTGGAAATACAAACGTCGAAATGCTCTATGATAAACTGCGTGAAACAATCGTAGAGGACAAAGCGGATGATGCCCCGATGGATCGCTCTGCTGAATTGTATGCCGAGCTCGACGCGGTCAATAAAGAGCGGTACCGAAGCGGAAAAGGAAGACGGTTTGCAGAAAGGGAACTGCTGGCCATTGCTACCGAACTTCCGAAGAAAGAAATGTTGGAATTGCTGGAGTTGGCCAAATTGAAAAAGCGGTGGTTGTAA
- the infC gene encoding translation initiation factor IF-3 — MYSRDNIRRWITISKDMYVNEGIRARELRLIDHNGDQLGIKSRNEALDIAARANLDLVLVAPQAKPPVARIMDYGKFKFEQQKKDREVRKNQKIIQLKEVRLSPTIDEHDFQTKLRNAIKFLEKGDKVKASIRFRGRAITHKEIGQRVLDRLAEACKDVSTVEVKPKMEGRSMFLILAPTAEKQ; from the coding sequence ATGTATTCTCGAGACAATATTCGGAGGTGGATTACTATTAGCAAAGACATGTACGTAAATGAAGGCATCCGTGCCCGCGAGCTGCGTTTGATCGATCATAACGGCGACCAGCTTGGAATCAAATCCCGTAACGAAGCGTTGGACATCGCCGCTCGTGCGAATTTGGATCTCGTCCTTGTCGCTCCGCAAGCGAAACCCCCAGTAGCTCGTATCATGGACTATGGGAAATTCAAATTTGAACAGCAGAAGAAAGACCGTGAAGTCCGTAAAAATCAGAAAATCATCCAACTCAAAGAAGTCCGGCTCAGCCCGACAATCGACGAGCATGATTTTCAGACGAAACTTCGCAATGCCATCAAGTTCCTAGAAAAAGGGGACAAGGTGAAAGCGTCGATCCGCTTCCGTGGGCGTGCTATCACGCACAAAGAAATCGGACAACGTGTCCTCGACCGCCTGGCTGAAGCGTGCAAAGACGTGTCAACGGTCGAAGTGAAACCGAAGATGGAAGGCCGGAGCATGTTCCTGATACTTGCCCCGACAGCCGAAAAACAGTAA
- a CDS encoding zinc-binding dehydrogenase — MKAVIHENGKLLVGEMPEPSAGPGEVVVALRAAGVNRRDLYIPGRRGDAKEALTLGSDGAGIVESIGEGVSNVQVGDEVILNPSLRWYDNSDAPPEQFDILGMPDNGTFAEKIVLSAEQVEKKPAHLSWEEAAVLALAGLTGYRTLITKGQLREGDTVFIPGAGSGVATFLISFAKNIGARVIVTSRSEGKRDKALELGADLAIDTNSDWKQELAGETVDLVIESVGRATFNRSLDVLKKGGRIVVFGATTEDTVDFDLRSFFYGQYQLFGSTLGSREELREMLEHVERYRMHPVIDQIFDLEQALEAFEYVEESKQFGKVAFRIGR; from the coding sequence ATGAAAGCGGTTATCCATGAAAATGGCAAGTTGCTAGTCGGAGAAATGCCGGAACCGAGTGCGGGACCGGGCGAAGTGGTCGTCGCATTGCGAGCGGCTGGAGTGAATCGCAGGGATCTATACATACCAGGACGACGAGGGGACGCCAAAGAGGCTTTGACATTGGGTTCAGATGGTGCCGGCATTGTGGAATCCATCGGGGAAGGGGTTTCGAATGTCCAAGTAGGAGATGAAGTGATATTGAATCCCTCCCTCCGCTGGTATGACAATAGTGACGCACCTCCCGAACAATTCGATATATTGGGCATGCCCGACAATGGGACATTCGCAGAAAAAATCGTCCTTTCCGCTGAGCAAGTGGAAAAGAAGCCGGCCCATCTGTCATGGGAAGAGGCGGCGGTCCTTGCGTTGGCCGGATTGACGGGTTATCGGACGCTAATTACGAAAGGCCAATTACGAGAGGGGGATACGGTATTCATTCCTGGAGCTGGCAGTGGGGTTGCGACATTCCTCATTTCATTCGCGAAGAATATCGGGGCCCGGGTTATTGTCACATCACGCAGTGAGGGGAAGCGGGACAAAGCGCTTGAACTCGGAGCGGATTTGGCCATCGATACGAATAGTGATTGGAAACAGGAGCTGGCAGGCGAGACAGTTGACCTTGTCATTGAAAGCGTTGGCCGTGCCACCTTCAATCGATCTTTGGATGTATTGAAGAAAGGTGGACGCATTGTGGTGTTCGGTGCCACTACGGAGGATACCGTTGATTTTGATTTGCGCTCTTTCTTTTATGGGCAATATCAATTGTTCGGCTCCACGTTGGGAAGCCGGGAAGAATTACGTGAGATGCTGGAGCATGTGGAGCGTTATCGAATGCATCCGGTCATCGATCAAATATTTGATTTGGAGCAAGCACTTGAAGCGTTCGAATATGTGGAAGAGAGCAAGCAGTTCGGCAAAGTGGCATTCCGGATTGGCCGCTAA
- the rplT gene encoding 50S ribosomal protein L20: MPRVKGGTVTRKRRNRVLKLAKGYYGSKHRLYKVANQQVMKSLNYAYRDRRQRKRDFRKLWITRINAAARINGLSYSTLMHGLKVAGIEVNRKMLADLAVTDANAFAQLADTAKKSIAK, translated from the coding sequence ATGCCACGCGTAAAAGGTGGAACAGTAACGCGCAAGCGTCGTAATCGAGTATTGAAACTAGCAAAAGGGTACTACGGATCGAAACATAGACTTTACAAAGTTGCCAACCAACAGGTCATGAAATCGTTGAACTACGCATACCGTGACCGCCGTCAACGGAAACGCGACTTCCGTAAACTATGGATCACACGTATCAACGCAGCTGCGCGCATCAACGGCCTTTCTTACAGCACATTGATGCACGGCTTGAAAGTGGCTGGCATCGAAGTTAACCGTAAAATGCTTGCTGATCTTGCGGTAACAGATGCGAATGCATTCGCACAACTTGCGGACACTGCTAAAAAATCAATCGCTAAATAA
- the rpmI gene encoding 50S ribosomal protein L35 produces MPKMKTHRGSAKRFKKTATGKVKRGRAYTSHLFANKSTKAKRHLRKASLVSSGDYKRIREMITYMK; encoded by the coding sequence ATGCCAAAAATGAAAACTCACCGCGGCTCCGCAAAACGTTTCAAAAAAACTGCAACTGGTAAAGTGAAACGCGGCCGTGCTTACACAAGTCACCTTTTCGCAAACAAATCAACGAAAGCAAAACGCCACCTGCGTAAAGCTTCCCTTGTTTCTTCAGGCGACTACAAACGTATTCGTGAAATGATCACATACATGAAATAA
- a CDS encoding DUF1294 domain-containing protein has protein sequence MQLILLIWIIFMSVWAFTAMGVDKRQAKQRGQRVPERNLWLLAIAGGGIGAYFGMQLFRHKTRHTAFRIGFLLLALVYAIVILFLLGFTLPERPVST, from the coding sequence ATGCAGCTCATTTTGCTAATATGGATCATTTTCATGTCCGTATGGGCATTCACGGCGATGGGGGTGGACAAACGGCAAGCCAAACAGCGGGGCCAGCGGGTGCCGGAGCGGAATTTATGGCTCTTGGCCATTGCGGGCGGTGGAATCGGAGCCTATTTCGGGATGCAATTGTTCCGACATAAGACGAGGCATACCGCCTTCCGGATCGGCTTTCTCCTGTTGGCTCTTGTTTACGCAATTGTCATTCTTTTTCTACTCGGTTTCACCTTGCCAGAAAGGCCGGTTTCCACATAA
- a CDS encoding metallophosphoesterase has translation MYRDNKTVGVTHYEIASDRLPASFDHFRVVQLSDLHDAVFGENHHDLVKRVKMLTPNAIFITGDFIDSNRYDLERSLRLIEELQFVAPFYFVTGNHEIATNDVERIKEELEKLDVRVLSNESLYLQGVAGDLIAIGGIEDPLSKGSDDAKTVEESIAKAFRDVPDSMFTILLSHRPEQLEKYAEAGIDLTFSGHAHGGQVRIPGLGGLISPGQGWFPRYTSGIHEQDGSRMVISRGLGNSIVPIRLFNQPEIVVVTLRTI, from the coding sequence ATGTATAGGGATAATAAGACTGTCGGCGTCACGCATTACGAGATAGCGTCCGATCGACTGCCCGCGAGTTTCGATCATTTTCGTGTCGTCCAATTATCGGATTTGCATGATGCGGTGTTCGGGGAAAATCATCATGATTTGGTAAAGCGGGTGAAAATGCTGACACCGAACGCCATTTTCATCACTGGCGATTTTATCGACAGCAATCGTTATGATTTGGAGCGCAGTTTGCGGCTTATTGAGGAGCTCCAATTTGTGGCGCCTTTTTATTTTGTAACAGGGAATCATGAAATTGCGACAAACGATGTGGAGCGTATAAAGGAAGAGTTGGAGAAATTGGATGTGCGCGTCCTGTCGAATGAGTCTCTTTATCTACAAGGGGTTGCCGGTGATTTGATAGCGATCGGAGGAATCGAGGATCCGCTATCAAAGGGGAGCGACGACGCGAAAACAGTGGAAGAATCCATTGCCAAGGCATTCCGGGATGTCCCGGATTCGATGTTTACGATATTATTATCCCATCGTCCCGAACAACTTGAGAAATATGCAGAGGCGGGAATCGATCTGACCTTCAGCGGGCATGCCCACGGGGGACAGGTCCGTATCCCGGGGCTCGGCGGCTTGATATCGCCGGGGCAAGGGTGGTTTCCGCGGTACACATCAGGAATTCATGAACAGGACGGGAGCCGTATGGTGATCAGCCGTGGGCTCGGAAACAGTATTGTTCCCATACGGTTGTTCAACCAACCCGAAATCGTTGTCGTCACCTTACGAACCATATGA
- a CDS encoding dUTP diphosphatase has translation MQLPKLFTMQRELDSFIQSNRKAGDVFEEKGLALLVELAELANETRCFKFWSTKGPSERAVILEEYVDSIHFLLSLGIEKGFDTLGNWPNERVEGSLTQLFLKTAASIDKFLHELTMDRYEQVWSHYGAIARELGFSHEDILSAYIEKNEENFNRQRNGY, from the coding sequence ATGCAATTGCCAAAACTTTTCACAATGCAAAGAGAATTAGATTCATTTATCCAAAGCAACCGAAAAGCCGGTGACGTGTTTGAGGAAAAAGGGTTGGCCCTCCTCGTTGAGCTTGCGGAATTGGCGAATGAAACCCGTTGTTTCAAATTTTGGAGCACGAAAGGACCTTCGGAGCGGGCGGTGATCCTGGAAGAGTATGTGGATTCCATCCATTTCCTCCTTTCGCTTGGAATTGAAAAAGGCTTCGACACGCTTGGCAACTGGCCGAATGAAAGGGTGGAAGGAAGTCTGACGCAACTCTTCCTAAAAACGGCCGCGTCTATTGATAAATTTCTACATGAGTTGACAATGGATCGTTATGAGCAAGTGTGGAGCCATTATGGCGCGATAGCCCGGGAACTAGGTTTTTCCCATGAAGATATCTTATCGGCATACATAGAGAAGAATGAAGAGAATTTTAACAGACAACGGAACGGCTACTAA